A window of the Candidatus Wallbacteria bacterium genome harbors these coding sequences:
- a CDS encoding protein DA1, producing MSNLRFCKFCCFFLLAILQCSSLWAESPECFICGTVIQGEYYTFEKDGDRENLKVCQNCYQNCLRCELCKIPLKKAVGFDGHNYCDSCYQKLQERPSCTLCGALLPGQYMDFTDPATEKHSYYCPECVKNFKKCQACGRPSRNLSQTGLYLLCDRCLETVKYCHSCGLPLIKESYKYEIFDYSYCRECEQSSRCSVCGLPAGKSGTLLSDGRAICPDCSKTQVTDIQEVRRVYALVSGFLSKTYSMNIAELNRLEFASLSDLKTMASVLNYIKKDAVPLGIFSEAGGKTDIFVQSSLPRKLLAGVLAHEYTHDFIHTVNPGFSDIEIEEGICEWVRWQVLRQIGDEKGCILMEHQEGVYSSGFSKVRAAAEKGGYSSVFDLFRK from the coding sequence ATGAGTAACCTGCGCTTCTGTAAGTTTTGTTGTTTTTTTCTGCTGGCGATTTTACAATGCTCCAGCCTGTGGGCCGAATCTCCTGAATGCTTCATCTGCGGGACTGTCATCCAAGGGGAGTATTACACTTTTGAGAAAGACGGGGATAGGGAAAACCTGAAAGTCTGCCAGAACTGTTATCAGAATTGCCTGCGTTGCGAACTGTGCAAAATCCCGCTCAAAAAAGCTGTCGGCTTCGACGGTCACAACTATTGCGATTCATGCTATCAGAAACTGCAGGAGCGGCCATCCTGTACTCTCTGTGGAGCTCTGCTGCCTGGTCAATATATGGATTTCACGGATCCGGCAACAGAAAAGCATTCTTATTACTGTCCGGAATGCGTGAAAAACTTTAAAAAATGCCAGGCCTGCGGCCGGCCTTCCCGAAATCTCAGCCAGACCGGGCTCTATCTTTTATGTGACAGGTGTCTGGAAACGGTAAAATATTGTCACAGCTGCGGACTTCCACTGATCAAGGAATCATATAAATACGAGATCTTCGATTATTCCTACTGCCGGGAATGCGAACAAAGCTCACGCTGCAGTGTCTGCGGACTCCCTGCAGGAAAATCCGGGACTTTACTTTCAGATGGAAGAGCCATCTGTCCGGACTGCTCCAAAACCCAAGTAACCGACATTCAGGAAGTCAGGCGAGTTTACGCCCTGGTGTCAGGATTCTTATCCAAAACCTATTCCATGAATATCGCTGAGCTCAACAGGCTTGAATTTGCAAGCCTTTCAGACCTGAAAACAATGGCCTCAGTGCTCAATTACATTAAGAAGGACGCAGTTCCGTTAGGCATCTTTTCCGAAGCAGGCGGCAAAACCGACATTTTCGTCCAGTCCAGCCTGCCGAGAAAACTGCTCGCTGGAGTGCTGGCCCATGAATACACCCACGATTTTATCCATACTGTCAATCCTGGGTTTTCAGATATCGAGATCGAGGAAGGGATCTGTGAATGGGTGCGCTGGCAGGTGCTCCGCCAGATCGGCGACGAAAAGGGCTGTATTCTCATGGAGCATCAGGAAGGTGTTTACAGCAGCGGATTCAGTAAAGTCAGGGCAGCGGCTGAAAAAGGCGGATATTCTTCTGTCTTTGATTTGTTCAGGAAGTAA
- a CDS encoding SpoIIE family protein phosphatase codes for MIKILLIDDDQDMLMLLKQGLSNLGFPIITAASAEEGQRLFLTEDFSILITDWMMPETNGIDFIRWVRQQKRDSYTYIILLTAKTDKEALVEGLDAGANEFVSKPVLNFSELRLRVSNGARIINLEQSLLSRNNELNSLYKQIKNDVVAAARVQKSLLPNPELRIPGISFSQYFRPSEDLAGDIFNIFPISDHEIAFYLADVSGHGVAASLLSVMISNVLTPGRADIDLKNPGSVAEALNKRFQLNMETQQYFTLSYGVLNLPDRSFQYVSAGHSGILKISGESVNLLQATGTAIGLFPDTSYINESMTLLPGDRLLFFSDGLTDVKNSQNAYLNSDKLISELSNCTGSTDRQISCLIDLALMWGGNVAEDDISILAVEIPGLVI; via the coding sequence ATGATTAAAATTTTACTGATAGACGATGACCAGGACATGCTGATGCTGCTCAAGCAAGGGCTCAGCAATCTGGGTTTTCCGATTATCACCGCTGCCAGCGCAGAGGAAGGCCAGCGGCTTTTCCTGACAGAGGATTTTTCGATCCTGATCACTGACTGGATGATGCCGGAAACCAATGGAATAGATTTCATCCGCTGGGTCAGGCAGCAGAAGCGGGACTCATACACATACATCATCCTGCTTACAGCCAAAACCGACAAGGAAGCTCTTGTGGAAGGCCTTGATGCCGGAGCAAATGAATTCGTCAGCAAGCCGGTGCTGAATTTTTCGGAACTGCGGCTCAGGGTAAGCAACGGTGCCCGGATTATCAACCTGGAACAATCCCTGCTGTCCAGAAATAACGAGCTCAACTCCCTTTATAAGCAGATCAAGAATGATGTAGTGGCAGCCGCCAGAGTGCAAAAATCTCTGCTGCCGAACCCGGAGTTAAGGATTCCAGGCATCAGTTTTTCTCAGTACTTCCGTCCTTCAGAGGATCTGGCAGGCGACATCTTCAACATTTTTCCGATCTCAGATCATGAAATAGCTTTCTATCTGGCAGATGTCAGCGGCCATGGAGTCGCTGCGTCGCTTCTGTCGGTCATGATCAGCAATGTACTCACACCAGGACGTGCTGACATAGACCTTAAAAATCCCGGCTCTGTAGCTGAAGCGCTGAACAAACGTTTCCAGCTCAATATGGAAACGCAGCAGTATTTCACGCTCAGTTATGGTGTGCTCAACTTGCCGGATCGCAGTTTTCAATACGTTTCAGCCGGGCATTCAGGCATCCTGAAAATATCAGGCGAAAGCGTCAACCTGCTCCAGGCAACCGGCACTGCGATCGGTCTTTTCCCGGATACCAGCTACATTAACGAATCAATGACTCTTCTGCCTGGTGACAGGCTGCTTTTTTTCTCGGACGGTCTTACAGACGTCAAAAACTCTCAAAATGCCTATCTCAACTCTGACAAACTGATCTCAGAGCTTTCAAACTGCACCGGCAGTACCGATAGGCAGATCAGCTGTTTGATCGATCTCGCTTTAATGTGGGGTGGAAATGTCGCTGAAGACGACATCAGCATTCTGGCTGTGGAAATTCCCGGCCTGGTAATCTGA
- a CDS encoding tetratricopeptide repeat protein: protein MKKCSVCETENKKNLQFCSGCGYSLILDKKHISEQLDDLSLLFACLECPSKPEVLERHADSILEKLTTIIKGDQGDILIFDGKLVFAVFGRDKQLDFDPIFACYSAMKIQDSVNDYNRHDSDFKSHRLSCRIIVSTGLDLKTLTPDISEIIRHKQRVLQLIESCSIPGEILTSNGLVSSLKGRFVLEMMEPLTVRNSSVDMFMLKGKAALNEPRKICPYCGSENPDVYFCPSCGQKIAPVQSELFEELKQLTVLYAEINDSSAQPEDATKYKSLGKIFQALRKIIEDEEGTVIRFERNSLRAAFGLEKSTDMDPQHASYAALKMHEMIIEIKEKLRSLISPGLSLSVGIHSGKVGKGFIGNTFDIIGLAKEIAVRFGQNAGPGKTLISLELGRQLKGRFILKPYNQITVSENLKMPSFHLIGKEKVRMRRVLGNYPDFVGRRKELEYCIKKFHETVDSGNPHLTIISGTAGIGKSRLLLEFEQYCHKSELTIFVSRCFLNPTVANNYHVFKVYLLSRVKKKNEADLLNYLQKIMPDFEQEKLAEYAKVFSCLLGFEYQETDAIKLLRENPEFLARMAFKGFEDLFTTISSKNPILFLVEDFHFVDEGSLNLISHLLKWVHGKLFFLCNARPEWHDRKQELPEERFSERALHELEKPLIRRMVENILSKADSIPERIFQVIEEISLGNPFYIEELIISLNEKGIIREVGNKLLINADEIDTLEIPASLEMLIQARLEHLGKDVIRFLKKASVFGRRFSLEGIASLEKTLHVKDLLNLCVDKSIIMQDQATKFDQQNQYKFTHEIIHDVIYNKLTGIQKIELHGKAASWLELQLDPGETETLRHAELYQQLYYHYDKAQNSGKITLYAALSGRMAYSHYQNGEALKYFRIVESCLKKTPGLLPEDQLIKFLETYAEAMDIAGENAEMVEIINYFLSKFNFDAENYSRLILKKLNACHLLSDVETWSTLLDSLEEFSLKKLSDLKSYGWFKARILENRGGLCWQKGLYDEAMKFNCQALEINQEIGDRKGEAKCLHNIGLCYHNRCDYDKALDYYLQALRVNEETGDIIGLAKSLNNLGLIQSERSDYQKAREYYLKSLDLHEKIGNRIGIANAYNNMGMNCINTGKYDEALPYLEHASEIYNEIGDELSVAYVLNNIGEVFHFKGDPDRALECYRESLNIKEELGDIWAAAYTLYYMGLAYKAKNDPDSALTHFQRSLRIRKEIGDKRGIELTEKAISEFKN, encoded by the coding sequence ATGAAAAAGTGCTCGGTCTGTGAAACCGAAAATAAAAAGAATCTACAGTTCTGTTCTGGATGTGGGTACAGTCTGATCCTGGATAAAAAACACATCTCAGAACAGCTGGATGATCTGTCTCTGTTGTTCGCCTGCCTGGAATGCCCCAGTAAACCTGAAGTCCTCGAACGCCATGCCGACTCCATTCTGGAGAAGCTTACCACCATCATCAAAGGTGACCAGGGTGATATCCTGATCTTTGACGGCAAACTGGTTTTTGCCGTTTTCGGGCGTGACAAGCAGCTGGATTTTGACCCCATCTTTGCCTGTTATTCAGCCATGAAGATTCAGGATTCAGTGAATGATTACAACCGCCACGATTCAGACTTCAAATCTCACCGTCTCTCCTGCCGAATCATTGTTTCCACCGGCCTTGATCTCAAGACGCTCACTCCAGACATCTCTGAGATCATCCGTCATAAACAGCGCGTTCTACAGCTGATAGAGAGCTGCTCGATCCCTGGAGAAATTCTCACTTCAAATGGCCTGGTGTCATCCCTGAAAGGTAGATTCGTGCTGGAAATGATGGAACCCCTCACAGTCAGAAATTCCTCGGTGGACATGTTCATGCTCAAGGGCAAAGCTGCTCTCAACGAACCCAGGAAAATCTGCCCTTATTGCGGATCTGAAAACCCGGATGTCTATTTTTGTCCCAGTTGCGGCCAGAAAATCGCTCCAGTGCAGTCCGAACTCTTTGAAGAGCTCAAACAGCTGACAGTCCTGTACGCTGAAATAAATGATTCCTCTGCCCAGCCGGAAGATGCAACTAAATACAAATCCCTGGGTAAGATTTTCCAGGCTTTGCGTAAAATCATTGAGGACGAAGAGGGTACTGTAATCCGATTCGAGCGGAATTCCCTGAGAGCCGCTTTTGGCCTGGAAAAAAGCACGGATATGGATCCTCAGCATGCCAGTTATGCCGCACTGAAAATGCACGAGATGATCATTGAAATCAAGGAAAAACTGCGCTCCCTGATCAGCCCGGGCCTGTCGCTCTCTGTCGGCATCCATTCCGGCAAAGTCGGAAAAGGATTCATCGGAAATACGTTCGACATCATCGGTCTCGCAAAGGAAATTGCAGTGAGGTTCGGGCAGAATGCCGGTCCGGGTAAAACCCTGATCAGCCTCGAACTAGGGCGTCAGCTCAAGGGCAGATTCATACTGAAACCTTACAATCAGATCACAGTCAGCGAAAATCTGAAAATGCCTTCCTTTCACTTGATCGGCAAGGAGAAAGTCAGGATGCGGAGAGTGCTGGGAAATTATCCGGACTTTGTAGGCAGGCGTAAAGAACTGGAATACTGCATCAAGAAATTTCATGAGACAGTCGACAGCGGTAACCCTCATCTGACGATCATCAGCGGCACTGCAGGTATCGGAAAGAGCAGATTACTGCTTGAATTTGAGCAGTATTGTCACAAATCAGAGCTGACAATCTTTGTTTCCAGATGTTTTCTGAATCCGACAGTCGCCAATAACTATCATGTCTTTAAAGTCTATCTCCTTTCACGGGTTAAAAAGAAGAATGAAGCAGATCTCCTGAATTACCTGCAGAAAATCATGCCTGACTTTGAACAGGAAAAACTGGCGGAATATGCCAAAGTATTTTCCTGCCTGCTCGGATTCGAATACCAGGAAACAGATGCCATCAAATTGCTGAGAGAAAATCCGGAATTCTTAGCAAGAATGGCTTTTAAGGGCTTTGAGGATCTTTTCACTACGATCAGCTCTAAAAACCCGATCCTCTTTTTGGTGGAAGACTTTCATTTTGTAGATGAGGGTTCCCTGAATCTGATCAGCCATCTGCTGAAATGGGTACATGGTAAATTGTTCTTCCTCTGCAATGCGCGCCCCGAATGGCATGACAGGAAACAGGAACTGCCTGAAGAACGATTCTCTGAACGGGCTCTGCATGAACTGGAAAAACCCCTGATCCGCAGGATGGTGGAAAACATCCTCAGCAAAGCCGATTCAATTCCAGAACGGATTTTCCAGGTGATTGAGGAAATTTCGCTGGGAAATCCATTTTACATCGAGGAATTGATCATTTCCCTCAATGAAAAAGGCATTATCCGTGAAGTGGGAAACAAGCTCTTAATAAATGCTGATGAGATTGATACCCTGGAAATTCCTGCTTCACTGGAAATGCTGATCCAGGCAAGGCTCGAACATCTTGGCAAAGATGTGATCAGATTTCTTAAAAAGGCTTCAGTTTTCGGGAGACGATTCTCGCTGGAAGGAATCGCCAGTCTGGAAAAAACACTTCATGTGAAAGACCTTCTGAATCTCTGCGTGGATAAAAGCATCATCATGCAGGATCAGGCCACCAAATTTGATCAGCAGAATCAATATAAATTCACTCACGAAATCATTCACGATGTCATCTACAATAAACTGACAGGCATCCAGAAGATCGAACTGCATGGGAAAGCCGCCTCCTGGCTGGAACTCCAGCTGGATCCAGGTGAAACCGAAACCCTGCGTCACGCTGAGCTTTATCAGCAACTTTATTATCATTATGATAAAGCCCAGAATTCCGGGAAGATTACACTTTATGCCGCTCTTTCCGGGAGAATGGCATACAGCCATTATCAGAACGGGGAAGCTCTCAAGTATTTTAGAATTGTGGAGTCCTGCCTGAAAAAAACACCCGGCCTGCTTCCAGAAGACCAGCTGATAAAATTTCTGGAGACATATGCTGAAGCCATGGACATTGCCGGTGAAAACGCCGAAATGGTTGAAATCATCAATTATTTTCTAAGTAAATTCAACTTTGACGCTGAGAATTACAGCAGACTGATTCTGAAAAAACTTAATGCCTGCCACTTGCTGTCGGATGTGGAAACCTGGTCGACTCTCCTCGATTCTCTGGAGGAATTCTCTCTGAAAAAGCTTAGCGATCTTAAAAGCTACGGCTGGTTCAAAGCCAGGATCCTCGAAAACCGGGGTGGACTCTGCTGGCAGAAAGGACTGTATGACGAAGCCATGAAATTCAACTGCCAGGCACTTGAAATCAACCAGGAAATAGGAGACCGCAAGGGCGAAGCCAAATGCCTTCACAACATCGGACTCTGTTATCACAACCGCTGCGATTATGACAAGGCTCTTGATTACTATCTGCAGGCCCTGCGCGTCAATGAGGAAACAGGAGACATAATCGGTCTGGCCAAGTCACTCAACAATCTGGGATTGATCCAATCAGAGCGCAGCGACTATCAGAAAGCCCGGGAATATTACCTCAAATCGCTGGACCTGCATGAAAAGATCGGAAATCGGATCGGCATCGCCAACGCATACAACAACATGGGAATGAACTGCATCAATACAGGCAAATACGACGAAGCACTGCCTTATCTTGAACACGCAAGTGAAATCTACAACGAGATCGGGGACGAGCTTTCAGTGGCATATGTCCTGAACAACATTGGTGAAGTCTTCCATTTCAAGGGAGACCCGGACCGGGCCCTGGAATGTTACCGTGAATCTTTGAATATCAAAGAAGAACTGGGCGACATCTGGGCGGCAGCTTATACTCTGTATTACATGGGACTGGCTTACAAAGCAAAGAACGACCCCGACTCAGCGCTCACCCACTTTCAGCGCTCACTCCGGATCAGAAAAGAAATCGGCGATAAGAGGGGCATTGAGCTGACCGAGAAAGCGATTTCGGAATTTAAAAATTGA
- a CDS encoding C1 family peptidase yields MKVCILLSVFLFSLFLSIQPAAADDLVGLVQNLAILAEQEGSLYTVSMDAAPKGIPLATLCGFKRPDYADGLMHMRKLTVKNDLKLPATFDWRAQNGTTPVKNQGSCGSCWAFGCVGIFESAIAIKDSAIIDLSEQDLLDCNTQGYSCDGGYIDALQYFKEKGCADEKTIPYQQAQKQCRDVARTYKIKDWSAVDSNEAAVKQAIYTYGPIVTGVTADFSFQFYSGGVYNHNNTGEMNHAVILVGWDDTKGKKGCWIMKNSWGASWGDKGYMYIEYGCSHIGTESTCVNY; encoded by the coding sequence ATGAAAGTCTGTATCTTACTCTCTGTATTTCTGTTCTCTCTTTTTCTGAGCATCCAGCCTGCTGCAGCTGATGACCTGGTAGGTCTCGTGCAAAACCTGGCGATACTAGCCGAGCAGGAAGGTTCCTTGTACACTGTTTCGATGGATGCTGCACCCAAGGGAATACCTCTGGCAACTCTCTGCGGCTTCAAACGGCCAGACTATGCAGATGGTCTCATGCACATGAGAAAACTGACGGTTAAAAACGACCTGAAACTTCCCGCCACTTTCGACTGGAGAGCCCAGAACGGCACCACGCCGGTCAAAAATCAAGGATCCTGCGGAAGCTGCTGGGCATTCGGCTGCGTCGGTATATTCGAGTCAGCGATTGCCATCAAGGACAGTGCGATCATCGATCTTTCAGAGCAGGACCTGCTGGACTGCAATACGCAGGGCTATTCCTGCGACGGCGGTTACATTGATGCACTCCAGTACTTCAAGGAAAAAGGCTGCGCAGACGAAAAGACAATCCCTTATCAGCAGGCTCAGAAACAGTGCCGCGATGTGGCACGAACTTATAAAATCAAAGATTGGTCCGCGGTTGACAGCAATGAGGCTGCGGTCAAGCAGGCTATTTATACCTATGGCCCGATCGTAACCGGCGTGACTGCGGATTTCAGCTTCCAGTTTTACTCCGGCGGTGTTTACAACCACAACAACACCGGTGAAATGAATCATGCAGTGATCCTTGTGGGATGGGATGATACTAAGGGCAAGAAAGGCTGCTGGATCATGAAGAATTCATGGGGCGCGAGCTGGGGCGATAAAGGTTACATGTACATTGAATACGGCTGCTCCCATATCGGGACAGAAAGCACTTGCGTTAATTACTGA
- a CDS encoding YifB family Mg chelatase-like AAA ATPase: MYIKLCSAVLDGLNIHHIEVEVDIQNGLPNFVIVGLPDMMVREARDRVMAAVKNSDFAFPVKKITINLAPAFIRKDGSGIDLPMALGILASTAQVQSEEIRSYFFFGELSLNGEVRPVRGLLPMLIQLLKNNVTRVVVPYANRYEACLIKGLLVYPVKNLKQLVAFLNGEEKLLPFENDIAILPQKETFGETDFSDVKGQETAKRAMEISAAGYHNIILVGSPGSGKTMLAKRLPTIMPEMNFDEVLETTQLYSVCGLLSENKYLISERVFRSPHSSISDAGLIGGSSNPKPGEVSLAHNGILFLDELPEFKRSTLELLRQPLGEREVTISRAACSATYPANFLLVAACNPCPCGYYFDSFRHCSCSPLQIKHYMGKLSGPLLDRIDLQLEVNRLSPEELVSAPQGDSSIQIKEKVWRAWGIQRSRFQGRKIRYNSGMQRREIEKYCRIDAESGKLLSSCVETMGLSARAYDKILKISRTIADLADSDRIQLEHVAEAVQYRIFDRKVWF; this comes from the coding sequence ATGTACATCAAACTTTGTTCGGCAGTACTGGATGGATTGAACATTCACCATATTGAAGTGGAAGTGGACATCCAGAACGGTCTGCCTAATTTCGTGATTGTGGGTCTGCCGGACATGATGGTCAGGGAAGCCCGCGACCGGGTGATGGCAGCAGTGAAAAATTCGGACTTTGCATTCCCGGTGAAAAAGATCACAATCAATCTGGCCCCTGCCTTTATCCGCAAAGACGGCAGCGGCATTGATTTGCCCATGGCGCTTGGCATTCTGGCTTCAACTGCCCAGGTCCAGTCAGAGGAAATCCGGTCCTACTTCTTCTTCGGGGAACTTTCTCTCAATGGTGAAGTCAGGCCTGTCCGCGGACTGCTTCCGATGCTGATCCAGCTGCTGAAAAACAATGTCACCAGGGTAGTCGTGCCGTATGCTAACCGTTATGAAGCCTGCCTGATCAAAGGCTTGCTCGTCTATCCGGTAAAAAATCTAAAACAACTAGTGGCATTTTTAAACGGTGAAGAAAAACTCCTGCCGTTTGAAAACGACATTGCCATACTGCCACAAAAGGAAACTTTCGGAGAAACGGATTTTTCCGATGTCAAGGGCCAGGAAACTGCCAAAAGAGCCATGGAAATTTCAGCAGCCGGATATCACAATATAATACTGGTCGGTTCTCCCGGATCCGGCAAGACCATGCTTGCCAAGAGGCTCCCTACAATCATGCCTGAGATGAATTTCGATGAAGTGCTTGAGACCACACAGCTGTATTCAGTCTGCGGACTGCTGTCTGAAAATAAATACCTGATCTCTGAGCGCGTTTTCCGTTCTCCTCATTCCAGTATCTCAGACGCGGGTCTGATCGGCGGCAGCTCCAACCCAAAGCCTGGCGAAGTCAGCCTGGCACATAACGGCATCCTGTTTCTGGACGAACTGCCGGAATTCAAACGCTCCACACTTGAACTACTGCGACAGCCGCTCGGCGAACGCGAAGTCACGATCTCCAGGGCAGCCTGCAGCGCTACTTATCCGGCCAATTTTCTGCTTGTCGCAGCCTGCAATCCATGTCCCTGCGGTTATTATTTCGACTCATTCAGGCACTGCAGTTGCAGCCCATTGCAGATCAAGCATTACATGGGCAAACTCTCAGGCCCGCTCCTGGACCGGATCGACCTGCAACTGGAGGTCAACCGCCTATCTCCGGAAGAACTGGTCAGTGCACCCCAGGGTGACTCATCGATTCAGATCAAGGAAAAAGTCTGGAGAGCATGGGGCATTCAGCGTTCCCGTTTTCAGGGCCGGAAAATCAGATACAACTCCGGCATGCAGCGCCGTGAGATCGAAAAATACTGCCGCATTGATGCCGAATCCGGAAAGCTCCTGTCAAGCTGCGTGGAAACCATGGGGCTGTCTGCCAGAGCCTATGACAAAATTCTGAAGATCAGCCGCACCATTGCCGATCTGGCTGATTCCGACCGGATACAGCTCGAACATGTCGCTGAAGCAGTGCAATACCGGATCTTCGACCGCAAGGTCTGGTTTTGA
- a CDS encoding tetratricopeptide repeat protein, with protein sequence MPNPGAESENTFGSDNLRRFVADTKISDEQKFEKLKSVVLNDSDPYVRAMARKYLELLSRHMEKKAPPQTTVQPDSPKTDIAKTLRSGNPQEKISFLKEVLANQVELPRYLLFETIGKERDPFVLATLISCVGRFGTADDGDQLSPFFNHKDPRVKANTIEAARQLKSEKIYKLIVPLLQDADPRVKANAAGFFSKSGLNLTLHIMEEMVLSGDRPQLESAIFALSHIPDGKSKDLLNQARKILSSLDKPGAQPDGGASEAVFDDGFSPAALELPAEPPVQIAAPRPAVNQSNRMIYAIIGCVVILICACYALFNTESPPEPTVILPVKPEKPQPVQPDAAATRPALTIENTVEPKAAALKNANLEAAPDYYLKGKDALLQGNNDLGLSYFSKALAEIRTSKAYLLRGLILQRTGKYRNARSDFSGAFELSPALRDSLFSTHLDTPEIIVKPSTVEILTACLSSGVAFFLDNYESSAYRTGKYALDTAITAENAIEFHERGLEFLRKGKFREALRDFSRAIEIYPMFSQGYASRGLTCLKLNDSTQALTDLNKAIEFNPKLAESYYARSRYYASFGNLDSGISDCTSALSLRPGATGEVLCHYLRGELFLRKGKFKEALKDLNCAIGMDPDFGPAYVLRSRVDSLQGDSGKAKQDLRFSADLLYPVKKENE encoded by the coding sequence ATGCCCAATCCCGGAGCGGAAAGCGAAAACACATTCGGATCGGATAATCTGCGCCGTTTTGTGGCTGACACTAAGATATCCGACGAGCAGAAATTCGAGAAATTGAAGTCTGTAGTCCTCAACGACTCTGATCCTTATGTCAGGGCAATGGCCCGCAAATATCTGGAGCTGCTCAGCCGTCACATGGAGAAAAAAGCTCCGCCTCAGACCACAGTTCAACCTGATTCACCTAAAACCGATATCGCAAAAACACTCAGATCCGGCAATCCCCAGGAGAAAATCTCCTTCCTCAAAGAAGTGCTGGCGAATCAGGTGGAACTGCCACGCTATCTGCTTTTTGAAACAATCGGAAAAGAACGGGACCCGTTTGTGCTCGCTACACTGATCAGCTGCGTAGGACGCTTTGGAACAGCCGACGATGGCGATCAACTCAGCCCTTTTTTCAATCACAAGGACCCTAGAGTCAAGGCAAATACAATTGAAGCCGCCCGGCAGCTCAAATCTGAAAAAATCTACAAACTGATCGTCCCGCTTCTTCAGGATGCTGATCCTCGTGTCAAGGCAAATGCAGCAGGTTTTTTTTCAAAATCCGGACTGAACCTTACTCTGCATATCATGGAAGAGATGGTGCTGTCAGGCGACAGGCCCCAGCTTGAATCGGCAATTTTCGCGCTTTCCCACATACCGGACGGGAAGTCAAAAGACCTCCTCAATCAAGCCCGGAAAATATTATCATCGCTCGATAAACCGGGCGCTCAGCCGGACGGGGGTGCATCAGAAGCAGTGTTTGATGACGGTTTCTCTCCTGCCGCTCTTGAGTTGCCAGCTGAGCCGCCTGTTCAAATTGCGGCTCCGCGACCCGCAGTTAATCAATCTAACCGCATGATTTACGCGATTATTGGCTGCGTGGTAATTCTGATCTGTGCCTGCTACGCTTTATTCAACACGGAATCTCCACCAGAACCTACGGTGATTCTGCCGGTCAAACCGGAAAAACCCCAGCCAGTTCAGCCTGATGCTGCTGCCACGCGCCCAGCCCTGACAATCGAAAACACGGTTGAACCCAAAGCAGCAGCGCTGAAAAATGCGAATCTGGAAGCGGCACCTGATTATTACCTGAAAGGTAAAGATGCTCTGCTGCAGGGAAACAACGATCTGGGGTTGTCTTACTTTTCAAAGGCTCTGGCTGAAATCCGCACTTCAAAGGCCTATCTGCTCCGCGGTCTGATACTGCAGCGTACCGGGAAATACAGGAACGCGAGATCCGATTTTTCTGGTGCTTTTGAGCTCAGCCCAGCCTTGAGAGATTCGCTGTTCTCAACACACCTGGATACTCCGGAAATCATCGTCAAACCATCTACTGTGGAAATTCTGACAGCCTGTCTCAGTTCAGGAGTGGCTTTTTTTCTTGATAACTATGAATCCAGCGCATACAGGACCGGAAAATACGCTTTGGACACTGCCATTACCGCCGAAAATGCCATTGAATTCCATGAACGGGGGCTTGAATTTCTTAGAAAAGGTAAATTCCGCGAAGCCCTGCGTGATTTCAGCCGTGCCATTGAAATTTACCCCATGTTCTCCCAGGGTTATGCGTCAAGGGGATTGACCTGCCTGAAACTCAATGATTCCACCCAGGCTCTGACTGATCTCAATAAAGCTATTGAATTCAACCCCAAGCTTGCAGAGTCGTATTATGCAAGAAGCCGCTATTATGCCAGCTTCGGCAATCTGGATTCAGGAATTTCGGACTGCACTTCTGCTTTATCGCTGCGTCCTGGCGCAACAGGAGAAGTACTCTGCCATTATCTAAGGGGAGAATTGTTTCTGCGCAAGGGAAAATTCAAAGAAGCGCTCAAGGATCTCAACTGCGCCATCGGCATGGATCCGGACTTCGGACCTGCCTATGTGCTGCGCAGCAGGGTGGATTCCTTGCAGGGAGATTCCGGCAAAGCCAAACAGGATCTGAGGTTTTCAGCAGACCTTCTGTACCCGGTAAAAAAAGAAAATGAGTAA